One genomic window of Coffea eugenioides isolate CCC68of chromosome 1, Ceug_1.0, whole genome shotgun sequence includes the following:
- the LOC113761524 gene encoding calpain-type cysteine protease DEK1, whose amino-acid sequence MERNGLMLACVLSGTLFSVLSSASFAILWAVNWRPWRIYSWIFARKWPGFLQGPQLGVLCGFLSFSAWIIVVSPVAVLILWGCWLILILGRDIIGLAVIMAGIALLLAFYAIMLWWRTQWQSSRAVAAFLLLAVGLLCAYELCAVYVTAGARASERYSPSGFFFGVSAIALAINMLFICRMVFNGNGLNVDEYVRKAYKFAYSDCIEVGPVACLQEPPDPNELYPRQSRRALHLGLLYVGSLLVLFVYSVLYGLTAKQSHWLGAITSAAVIILDWNMGACLYGFQLLKSRVAVLFVAGTARVFLICFGVHYWYLGHCVSYAVVASVLLGAAVSRHFSVTNPLAARRDALQSTVIRLREGFRKKEQNSSSSSSDGCGSSVKRSSSADAGHLGNSAGPCPGDTSGWNNVEGINSDKSIDSGRPSLVLHSSSCRSVVQEPEVGLMNADRNYDYNNSLVVCSSSGLESQVCESSASTSINQQALELNLDLSFQEKLCDPRIASMLKKRVRQGEHEITSLLQNKGLDPNFAMMLKENGLDPMILALLQRSSLDADRDHRDNTDVTIIETNSAGNVLPNQISFSEELRLRGLEKWLQFCRLILHHIAGTPERAWVLFSLVFILETVIVAVFRPKPVRLINANHQQFEFGCAVLLLSPVVCAIMAFLRSLQAEELVMTSKPRKYGFIAWMLSTCVGLLLSFLSKSSVLLGLSLTVPLMVACLSIAFPIWVRNGYQFWVSRVDNAGHTGTHQILGMKEGVVLLICIALFAGSVLALGAIVSAKPLDVLGYTGWTGGENSGTTPYTSSVYLGWAMASAIALLITGTLPIVSWFATYQFSLSSAICIGTFAAVLVAFCGASYLEVVSSSDDHVPTKADFLAALLPLICIPALLSLCSGLLKWKDDNWKLSRGAYAFIFIGLLLLLGAISAIIVTVKPWTIGAAFLLVLLLLVLAIGVIHYWATNNFYLTRAQMLFVCFLAFLLALAAFIVGWFQEKAFVGASVGYFSFLFLLAGRALTVLLSPPIVVYSPRVLPVYIYDAHADSGKNVSAAFLLLYGIALAIEGWGVVASLKIYPPFAGAAVSAITLVVAFGFAVSRPCLTLEMVEDAVHFLSKETVVQAIARSATKTRNALSGTYSAPQRSASSAALLVGDPTATRDRAGNFVLPRADVMKLRDRLRNEELIAGSFFRRLRNRRILRHDAASDIGHRREMCAHARILALEEAIDTEWVYMWDKFGGYLLLLLGLTAKAERVQDEVRLRLFLDSIGFSDLTAKKIKKWLPEDRRQFEIIQESYIREKEMEEEMLMQRREEEGRGKERRKALLEKEERKWKEIEATLLSSIPNAGNREAAAMAVAVRAVGGDSVLDDSFARERVSSIARRIRAAQLSRRALQTKITGAVCVLDDEPTTSGRHCGQIDLTLCQSQKVSFSVTVMIQPESGPICLLGTEFQKKLCWEILVAGSEQGIEAGQVGLRLITKGDRQSTVAKEWNIGAASIADGRWHIVTITIDADLGEVNCFLDGNFDGYQAGLPLSVGNGIWEDGTEVWVGIRPPIDMDAFGRSDSEGAESKMHIMDVFLWGRCLTEDEIAALATAMGSADYNTIDLPDDNWQWADSPSRVDEWESDPADVDLYDRDDVDWDGQYSSGRKRRSDRDGVVVDVDSFTRRLRKHRTETHEEINQRMLSVELAVKEALLARGESQFTDQEFPPHDRSLFVDPDNPLLKLQVVSEWMRPTDIVREKQLDSRPCLFSGAANPSDVCQGRLGDCWFLSAVAVLAEVSQVSKVIITPEYNDEGIYTVRFCIQGEWVPVVVDDWIPCESPGKPAFATSRKLNELWVSILEKAYAKLHGSYEALEGGLVQDALVDLTGGAGEEIDMRSAEAQIDLASGRLWSQLLRFKQEGFLLGAGSPSGSDVHVSSSGIVQGHAYSILQVREVDGHKLVQIRNPWASEVEWNGPWSDSSSEWTDRMKHKLKHVPQAKDGIFWMSWQDFQIHFRSIYVCRVYPPEMRYSVHGQWRGYSAGGCQDYDTWHQNPQFRLRATGPDASFPIHVFITLTQGVSFSRTTAGFRNYQSSHDSMMFYIGMRILKTRGRRAAYNIYLHESVGGTDYVNSREISCEMVLDPDPKGYTIVPTTIHPGEEAPFVLSVFTKASITLEAL is encoded by the exons ATGGAGAGGAATGGGTTGATGTTGGCTTGTGTACTGTCCGGGACACTTTTCTCTGTTCTCAGTTCAGCTTCTTTTGCTATACTCTGGGCAGTCAATTGGCGTCCATGGCGTATTTATAG TTGGATCTTCGCTAGAAAATGGCCTGGATTCTTGCAAGGGCCTCAGTTGGGAGTATTATGTGGTTTTCTATCCTTCTCTGCATGGATAATTGTCGTTTCTCCAGTTGCAGTGCTCATTTTGTGGGGATGCTGGTTGATTTTGATACTTGGTCGAGATATAATTGGTTTGGCTGTAATAATGGCTGGTATTGCTCTTCTGTTAGCTTTCTACGCAATAATGCTTTGGTGGAGGACACAATGGCAAAGCTCAA GAGCAGTTGCTGCTTTTCTTCTTCTAGCGGTTGGTTTGCTTTGTGCATATGAACTCTGTGCAGTGTATGTTACTGCCGGTGCTAGAGCATCAGAACGCTATTCACCTTCAGGCTTTTTCTTTGGTGTCTCAGCAATTGCCCTGGCTATCAATATGCTGTTTATATGTAGAATGGTCTTCAATG GCAATGGCTTGAATGTGGATGAATATGTGCGGAAGGCATATAAATTTGCTTACTCAGATTGTATTGAAGTCGGCCCTGTGGCATGCTTACAGGAACCACCAGATCCCAATGAGTTATATCCTCGGCAATCTAGGAG GGCCTTGCATCTTGGGCTTCTATATGTTGGCTCACTTCTTGTGCTTTTTGTATATTCTGTCTTATATGGTCTAACTGCTAAGCAGTCACACTGGCTTGGAGCTATTACGTCAGCTGCTGTGATCATTCTTG ATTGGAACATGGGGGCATGCTTATATGGTTTTCAGCTTCTTAAAAGCCGTGTTGCAGTACTTTTTGTTGCTGGCACTGCTCGTGTCTTCCTGATATGCTTTGGGGTTCATTACTG GTATCTAGGACACTGTGTGAGCTATGCAGTTGTAGCATCTGTTCTACTTGGTGCTGCTGTTTCACGGCATTTTTCAGTCACAAATCCATTAGCTGCTAGAAGAGATGCATTGCAGAGCACTGTAATTCGCCTCCGAGAGGGTTTTCggaaaaaagaacaaaacagTTCATCTAGCTCTTCTGATGGCTGCGGTTCAAGTGTCAAACGAAGCAGTAGTGCCGATGCTGGCCACCTTGGTAACAGTGCAGGTCCTTGCCCTGGTGATACTAGTGGTTGGAATAATGTTGAGGGGATCAATAGTGATAAGAGCATAGATAGTGGACGACCCAGTTTAGTATTACATAGCAGTTCGTGTCGTTCGGTAGTTCAAGAACCTGAAGTAGGCTTAATGAATGCTGATAGAAATTATGACTACAATAACTCTTTGGTAGTGTGTTCTAGCAGTGGCCTGGAAAGCCAAGTTTGCGAGTCTAGTGCATCAACTTCTATCAATCAGCAAGCCCTGGAGTTGAATTTGGATCTCTCTTTCCAGGAGAAGCTTTGTGACCCAAGAATTGCCTCTATGTTGAAAAAGAGAGTAAGACAAGGGGAACATGAAATTACTAGCTTATTGCAAAATAAAGGACTAGATCCTAATTTTGCTATGATGCTAAAGGAAAATGGGTTGGACCCAATGATCCTTGCACTGCTTCAGAGGAGTAGTTTGGATGCAGATAGAGACCATCGTGACAATACCGATGTGACAATAATTGAGACAAACAGTGCTGGCAACGTGCTGccaaatcaaatttcattttcagAAGAACTCAGACTCAGAGGATTGGAGAAGTGGCTTCAATTCTGCAGACTAATTCTGCACCACATAGCAGGTACACCAGAACGAGCATGGGTCCTCTTCAGCTTAGTATTCATCCTTGAGACTGTCATTGTGGCCGTCTTTCGCCCAAAGCCAGTTAGACTCATAAATGCCAATCATCAACAG TTTGAATTTGGCTGTGCGGTGCTGCTTTTGTCTCCTGTTGTCTGTGCAATCATGGCATTTCTTCGGTCACTTCAAGCTGAAGAGTTGGTCATGACATCAAAACCACGGAAG TATGGCTTTATTGCTTGGATGCTGAGTACTTGTGTTGGTTTGCTGCTTTCCTTCTTGAG CAAGTCGTCGGTTCTTCTTGGATTGTCTTTGACGGTACCTCTCATGGTGGCATGCCTGTCTATTGCCTTTCCTATATGGGTTCGCAACGGTTACCAGTTTTGGGTCTCCAGAGTTGATAATGCTGGTCATACAGGCACTCATCAGATTTTGGGAATGAAAGAG GGTGTTGTTCTTTTGATCTGCATTGCCTTGTTTGCTGGGTCTGTACTAGCTCTGGGTGCTATAGTATCTGCAAAGCCATTGGATGTTTTAGGCTACACTGGGTGGACTGGTGGAGAGAACAGCGGCACAACACCTTATACTTCATCTGTATACCTTGGCTGGGCAATGGCTTCGGCGATTGCTTTGCTGATTACTGGTACATTGCCAATTGTTTCATGGTTTGCAACTTACCAGTTCTCGCTCTCATCTGCTATATGCATTGGTACATTTGCTG CTGTGCTTGTGGCTTTTTGTGGTGCATCCTACTTGGAGGTTGTAAGTTCCAGCGATGACCATGTTCCAACAAAGGCTGATTTCCTTGCTGCCCTGCTTCCATTAATTTGTATTCCTGCACTGTTGTCACTTTGTTCTGGTTTACTCAAGTG GAAAGATGATAATTGGAAACTTTCACGAGGTGCTTATGCATTTATCTTCATTGGTCTTCTTCTATTGCTTGGTGCAATTTCAGCCATTATTGTAACAGTTAAACCATGGACG ATAGGGGCGGCATTTCTTCTAGTTCTCCTCCTCCTTGTGTTGGCTATTGGTGTTATACACTATTGGGctacaaataatttttatttgacaAGGGCGCAGATGTTATTTGTATGTTTCCTTGCATTCCTTTTGGCCCTGGCAGCATTTATAGTTGGATGGTTTCAAG AGAAAGCTTTTGTAGGTGCCTCTGTTGGTTACTTctcatttcttttccttctggCTGGAAGGGCGTTGACC GTGCTGCTTTCACCTCCTATAGTCGTTTATTCGCCAAGGGTATTACCTGTGTATATTTATGATGCGCATGCAGATTCTGGGAAAAATGTCAG TGCTGCATTTCTTCTGCTTTATGGAATTGCACTGGCTATTGAGGGCTGGGGCGTTGTTGCTAGTTTGAAGATATATCCTCCCTTTGCTGGTGCTGCGGTTTCGGCTATTACACTTGTTGTGGCTTTTGGATTTGCTGTCTCTCGACCATGTTTAACTCTTGAG ATGGTGGAAGATGCTGTTCACTTCCTCAGCAAGGAAACTGTAGTGCAGGCAATTGCTCGATCTGCTACTAAG ACCAGAAATGCGTTATCTGGAACTTACTCTGCTCCACAGAGGTCTGCCAGTTCAGCTGCCCTTTTGGTAGGAGATCCTACTGCAACACGGGATAGGGCTGGCAATTTTGTGCTTCCTAGAGCCGATGTCATGAAATTGAGAGACCGTTTGAGAAATGAAGAGCTGATTGCAGGATCATTCTTCCGTAGGCTAAGAAACAGGAGGATACTGAGGCATGATGCAGCCAGTGATATAGGACACAGAAGAGAAATGTGCGCACATGCCCGAATTCTAGCTTTGGAAGAGGCAATTGATACTGAGTGGGTCTATATGTGGGACAAGTTTGGTGGTTATTTGCTTCTTTTGCTTGGTTTGACTGCCAAGGCTGAGCGAGTGCAG GATGAAGTTCGCCTAAGACTTTTCCTTGACAGCATAGGATTTTCAGATTTAACTGCAAAGAAGATTAAGAAATGGCTTCCAGAAGACCGTAGACAATTTGAAATCATACAGGAGAG TTATATAAGAGAGAAggagatggaagaggaaatgtTAATGCAGAGACGTGAAGAGGAAGGGAGGGGTAAAGAAAGGAGGAAAGCTCTTCTGGAAAAGGAAGAACGGAAATGGAAGGAGATAGAGGCTACTCTTTTGTCATCAATTCCTAACGCTGGGAATAGGGAGGCAGCTGCCATGGCAGTTGCTGTGCGTGCTGTAGGAGGTGATTCTGTCCTTGATGATTCTTTTGCACGTGAAAGAGTCTCAAGCATTGCACGTCGCATACGGGCAGCTCAATTATCCCGTCGGGCACTTCAG ACGAAAATTACTGGTGCTGTTTGCGTTCTTGATGATGAACCCACAACAAGTGGCAGACACTGCGGCCAGATTGATCTTACCCTTTGTCAGAGTCAAAAAGTTAGCTTTTCTGTTACTGTGATGATACAGCCTGAGTCTGGGCCAATATGTCTCTTGGGAACTGAATTTCAGAAGAAACTGTGCTGGGAAATTCTTGTGGCTGGTTCAGAACAAGGCATTGAAGCTGGTCAAGTTGGGCTTAGATTGATTACTAAAGGTGATAGACAAAGTACTGTGGCAAAGGAGTGGAATATAGGTGCTGCAAGTATTGCAGATGGAAG GTGGCACATTGTAACAATCACCATTGACGCTGATTTAGGTGAAGTGAATTGCTTTTTAGATGGTAATTTTGATGGCTACCAGGCAGGACTACCGCTCTCTGTGGGAAATGGTATATGGGAGGATGGAACAGAAGTTTGGGTGGGCATTAGACCACCCATAGACATGGATGCTTTTGGGAGGTCAGATAGTGAAGGAGCTGAATCCAAAATGCACATAATGGATGTTTTCCTCTGGGGAAGGTGTTTGACTGAAGATGAGATTGCTGCGCTTGCTACTGCTATGGGTTCCGCTGACTACAACACAATTGATCTTCCTGATGATAATTGGCAATGGGCTGATTCTCCTTCCAGG GTTGATGAATGGGAGAGTGATCCTGCAGATGTGGATCTTTATGATAGGGATGACGTAGATTGGGATGGGCAATACTCAAGTGGGAGGAAGAGGAGGTCAGACCGTGATGGGGTTGTAGTGGATGTGGATTCCTTTACTAGGAGATTGAGGAAACATAGGACGGAGACCCATGAGGAAATCAATCAGCGGATGCTTTCAGTTGAGTTAGCTGTCAAAGAAGCTCTCTTGGCAAGGGGAGAGTCACAATTTACAGATCAAGAGTTTCCTCCTCATGATCGTTCCTTGTTTGTCGATCCTGATAATCCCCTTTTGAAGTTGCAG GTTGTGTCTGAGTGGATGAGGCCCACTGATATTGTGAGGGAGAAGCAGCTGGACTCTCGACCATGCCTATTCTCAGGAGCTGCGAATCCCTCAGATGTTTGTCAG GGCCGACTGGGTGATTGTTGGTTTTTGAGTGCTGTTGCTGTGTTAGCCGAGGTTTCGCAGGTGTCAAAAGTTATAATTACACCAGAGTACAATGATGAAGGGATCTATACAGTTCGCTTCTGTATTCAG GGGGAATGGGTTCCTGTTGTGGTGGATGACTGGATTCCATGTGAATCACCAGGTAAACCTGCATTTGCCACCAGCAGGAAGCTGAATGAGTTATGGGTATCTATATTGGAAAAGGCATATGCAAAGCTTCATGGTTCATATGAAGCATTAGAAGGAGGGCTTGTTCAGGATGCTCTTGTGGACCTCACTGGAGGTGCTGGCGAAGAGATTGACATGAGAAGTGCTGAAGCTCAGATTGATCTTGCAAGTGGAAGGCTATGGTCACAATTGTTACGCTTCAAACAAGAGGGCTTCTTATTAGGTGCTGGTAGCCCTTCAGGGTCAGATGTGCATGTGTCTTCAAGTGGAATTGTTCAGGGGCATGCTTACTCAATATTGCAG GTACGAGAAGTAGATGGCCACAAGCTTGTTCAGATCCGGAATCCATGGGCAAGTGAGGTTGAATGGAATGGCCCTTGGTCTGATTCATCATCAGAGTGGACTGATAGGATGAAGCACAAACTCAAGCACGTCCCACAG GCAAAAGATGGTATATTCTGGATGTCTTGGCAAGACTTTCAGATACACTTTAGATCAATATATGTTTGTCGTGTCTACCCGCCAGAGATGCGTTATTCTGTCCATGGCCAGTGGCGAGGTTATAGTGCTGGTGGCTGCCAGGATTATGATACGTGGCATCAAAACCCACAATTCCGATTAAGGGCCACTGGGCCTGATGCATCATTTCCCATACATGTATTCATCACCTTAACTCAG GGTGTGAGCTTCTCAAGAACAACAGCTGGCTTCAGGAATTATCAGTCTAGCCATGATTCGATGATGTTCTATATTGGGATGAGGATACTGAAGACTCGTGGTCGTCGTGCTGCTTATAATATTTACTTGCATGAATCAGTCGGTGGTACAGATTATGTAAATTCCCGGGAAATTTCTTGTGAAATGGTTCTTGATCCTGATCCAAAGGGTTACACTATAGTGCCGACAACAATTCATCCAGGAGAAGAGGCACCTTTTGTCCTTTCAGTGTTCACGAAAGCCTCAATCACCCTTGAAGCCTTATAG
- the LOC113775898 gene encoding uncharacterized protein LOC113775898, translating to MDRLQWGNRKRLRCVKVKDKNNSSSAASTSINGKSDGAVVVKKKITSRFADSCNNNNKEAQPQHNASLPPLPSPHRINNRDLGMSRSNGNENRKASMSLSPEKEDRYYTTRGSVGLDENHKMFVDAKEEKKKFVWPKLLVTLSNKEKEEDFMAMKGCKLPQRPKKRAKLIQKTLLLVSPGTWLSELCQERYEVREKKTSKKKPRGLKAMGSMESDSE from the exons ATGGATAGATTACAGTGGGGAAATAGGAAGAGGCTGAGATGTGTGAAGGTCAAAGACAAGAACAACTCATCATCAGCAGCGTCAACTTCCATCAATGGAAAATCAGATGGTGCTGTTGTGGTCAAGAAGAAAATCACATCTCGCTTTGCTGATAGCtgtaacaacaacaacaaagaaGCACAACCTCAGCATAATGCTTCTCTTCCTCCTCTTCCTTCTCCCCATCGCATCAACAACAG GGATTTAGGAATGAGTAGATCCAATGGCAACGAGAATCGCAAGGCATCAATGTCATTGTCTCCTGAGAAAGAAGACCGGTATTACACGACGAGGGGATCGGTTGGTTTGGACGAGAATCATAAGATGTTTGTGGATGCtaaggaggagaagaaaaagtTTGTTTGGCCAAAACTACTAGTAACACTCTCAAATAAAGAGAAAGAGGAAGATTTTATGGCTATGAAAGGGTGTAAACTGCCTCAAAGACCTAAGAAAAGGGCCAAGCTAATACAGAAAACTTTGCTC TTGGTGAGTCCTGGTACGTGGTTGTCAGAACTGTGCCAAGAGCGGTATGAAGTCAGAGAGAAGAAGACTTCTAAAAAG AAACCTAGGGGACTGAAGGCCATGGGAAGCATGGAAAGCGATTCCGAAtga